A window from Exiguobacterium marinum DSM 16307 encodes these proteins:
- the tsaB gene encoding tRNA (adenosine(37)-N6)-threonylcarbamoyltransferase complex dimerization subunit type 1 TsaB: MKQLMIDTATTRLSVALSEAGEIQAEATVMVSKNHAVTLMPMIEQLMAAVKWTPNMLERIVVTTGPGSYTGIRIGVTTAKTLAYTLNLPLIGVSALKLMAAAPNTDLPVVSLIDARRGNAYIGYYQHNKALTHDQHASVADWLRLNSQGRFLVVGDVEPFRDVLSEYEYIEAPAAHRYGRASDLVVFSDETSDVHAFEPEYLRLAEAEAKWLEGQNNG; this comes from the coding sequence ATGAAGCAATTGATGATTGATACCGCGACGACACGTTTATCTGTCGCGTTAAGTGAGGCTGGAGAGATTCAAGCCGAAGCGACGGTCATGGTCTCAAAAAATCATGCGGTCACCCTCATGCCGATGATCGAACAGCTCATGGCAGCAGTCAAATGGACACCGAACATGCTCGAGCGCATCGTTGTCACGACAGGGCCTGGGTCGTACACGGGAATTCGGATTGGAGTGACGACGGCGAAAACACTCGCTTATACGCTCAATCTTCCGCTCATCGGGGTATCTGCCCTAAAGCTTATGGCAGCGGCCCCGAATACGGACTTGCCGGTCGTCTCGTTGATTGACGCGCGCCGTGGCAACGCGTATATCGGATACTATCAGCACAACAAGGCACTGACACACGATCAGCACGCCTCGGTCGCGGACTGGTTACGATTGAATAGCCAAGGGCGTTTCCTCGTCGTCGGAGACGTGGAGCCGTTTCGTGACGTGTTAAGCGAATACGAATATATCGAAGCACCGGCTGCCCATCGATACGGGCGCGCGAGTGATTTGGTCGTATTCAGCGATGAGACGAGCGACGTCCATGCGTTTGAACCAGAGTATTTGCGTCTCGCCGAAGCAGAAGCGAAATGGTTAGAGGGACAAAACAATGGCTGA
- a CDS encoding helix-turn-helix transcriptional regulator has protein sequence MVKKMSGQLHNRLSVLRAERKWSQQQVADLLGVSRQTIVSLEHNRYNPSLKLAFEIAILFDTTVHDVFQYEKKEQPL, from the coding sequence ATGGTCAAAAAAATGAGCGGGCAACTTCACAATCGTTTAAGTGTATTACGAGCAGAGCGGAAATGGTCACAGCAACAAGTCGCTGATTTGTTAGGAGTGAGTCGACAAACTATTGTGTCTCTTGAACATAATCGATACAACCCCTCGTTAAAGTTAGCTTTTGAGATTGCCATTTTATTTGATACGACAGTTCATGACGTGTTTCAATATGAAAAGAAGGAGCAACCATTATGA
- a CDS encoding sporulation protein, producing the protein MSKWGNRFKKWFFSEIEADITFDPAALIPKQVVTGTLHVSNPTTNVVRLQELTLNFLTTFKDITIEGNEFNRESDIQEIPIPLSVVLGPGDKEDIPFSFELTMYAPSSAGAPYSVEATLWDKDMKRVWFDVMEHIEIEPMPELTRLLEATAHAGLEPMFVRNVIDPLGEERPYPFVEKYGFKPVGEWADEFEVVKSFWRLHEDEIDLYYWLDNIETQRTLESMATDVELRHRSLTWEQLEREQEQLGLGIQETLRSHRSS; encoded by the coding sequence ATGTCCAAATGGGGAAACCGATTCAAAAAATGGTTCTTTTCGGAGATTGAAGCTGATATCACGTTTGACCCTGCGGCACTCATTCCGAAGCAGGTAGTGACTGGAACCTTGCACGTATCTAACCCGACGACCAATGTCGTCCGACTGCAAGAATTGACCCTAAACTTTTTGACGACGTTTAAAGACATCACTATAGAAGGAAACGAGTTCAATCGAGAATCTGACATTCAAGAGATACCAATCCCACTGTCTGTCGTGTTGGGACCCGGAGATAAAGAGGATATTCCTTTTTCGTTCGAGTTGACGATGTATGCTCCCTCGTCTGCCGGGGCTCCCTATAGTGTGGAAGCAACGTTATGGGATAAAGATATGAAACGTGTCTGGTTTGACGTGATGGAACACATCGAAATCGAACCGATGCCTGAGTTAACACGCTTACTCGAAGCGACCGCTCATGCCGGTCTTGAGCCGATGTTCGTCCGAAATGTGATCGACCCGCTCGGGGAAGAACGTCCTTATCCGTTCGTTGAAAAGTATGGATTCAAGCCGGTCGGAGAATGGGCCGATGAGTTCGAGGTCGTCAAATCGTTTTGGCGCCTACATGAAGACGAGATTGACCTCTACTACTGGCTCGACAATATCGAGACCCAACGAACGCTCGAATCGATGGCGACCGACGTCGAATTGCGTCACCGTTCCCTCACATGGGAGCAACTCGAGCGCGAACAAGAACAGCTCGGTCTCGGAATTCAAGAAACGTTACGCAGTCACCGCTCCTCGTGA
- a CDS encoding STAS domain-containing protein, which translates to MDLAIREQVIGEQLHLYVSGEVDTYTAPKLKEVLHPAISEQDVVVHLDEVEYMDSTGLGVFVGALKIATRNEKELSLVGVTDRVNRLFELTGLHKLLSINSNVRGGTQ; encoded by the coding sequence ATGGATTTAGCGATTCGCGAGCAAGTCATTGGAGAACAATTACACCTTTACGTATCCGGGGAAGTGGATACATATACTGCACCAAAATTGAAAGAAGTATTGCATCCGGCCATCAGTGAACAAGATGTGGTCGTTCATTTAGACGAAGTGGAGTATATGGACTCGACAGGTCTTGGTGTATTCGTTGGGGCATTGAAGATTGCCACGCGTAACGAAAAAGAGTTGTCACTTGTCGGGGTCACGGATCGAGTCAATCGTCTATTCGAATTGACGGGTCTTCACAAACTTCTTTCTATTAATTCGAATGTAAGAGGTGGCACGCAATGA
- a CDS encoding HIT family protein, with translation MSTCPFCHPTLDPHQTIIAENDSCYFLMHDHEQDVLVGSGVIVPKSHRSTTFDLTPLEWQHTYELLHQAKEHLDQAFQPDGYTLGWNVGVASNQTVPHAHLHVIPRYDSGPHAGKGLRHWLKRPE, from the coding sequence ATGTCCACCTGTCCATTTTGTCACCCTACACTCGATCCACATCAAACCATTATTGCCGAGAATGACTCTTGTTACTTTCTCATGCATGACCATGAGCAAGACGTCCTCGTTGGTTCGGGTGTGATTGTCCCGAAATCACACCGTTCGACGACGTTCGACTTAACGCCTTTAGAGTGGCAACATACATATGAATTACTTCATCAGGCCAAGGAACACCTTGATCAAGCGTTTCAACCTGATGGGTACACGCTCGGTTGGAACGTCGGTGTTGCTTCAAACCAAACCGTGCCTCATGCCCATCTGCACGTCATTCCTCGTTATGATTCAGGACCTCATGCAGGGAAAGGACTACGGCATTGGCTAAAACGACCGGAATGA
- the tsaE gene encoding tRNA (adenosine(37)-N6)-threonylcarbamoyltransferase complex ATPase subunit type 1 TsaE, whose protein sequence is MYTLITHSAAETQAVAERLATLVDAGTVITLNGDLGAGKTTFTQGFAKGLGVTRNVNSPTFTIMKQYKGRLPLYHMDVYRLEDTGDDIGLEEYINGDGVAIVEWSNLIESSLPEERLAITIERVSDEERKLTLAPTGERYVQIAKEVLA, encoded by the coding sequence ATGTATACATTGATTACGCATTCTGCGGCAGAGACGCAGGCGGTGGCAGAACGTTTGGCTACGCTCGTCGATGCAGGAACGGTCATCACATTAAACGGTGACCTCGGTGCCGGCAAGACGACGTTCACACAAGGGTTCGCAAAAGGACTCGGTGTCACGCGGAACGTCAACAGTCCGACATTCACCATTATGAAACAATACAAAGGGCGTTTGCCGCTCTATCATATGGATGTCTATCGACTCGAGGATACGGGGGATGACATCGGTCTTGAGGAATATATCAACGGTGACGGTGTCGCCATCGTGGAGTGGTCGAACTTGATCGAGTCCTCGCTTCCGGAAGAACGCTTGGCCATCACGATTGAACGGGTAAGTGACGAAGAACGGAAACTGACACTCGCTCCGACGGGTGAGCGTTACGTTCAAATCGCCAAGGAGGTGCTCGCATGA
- a CDS encoding type II toxin-antitoxin system PemK/MazF family toxin, translated as MIVKRGDVFYANLSPVVGSEQGGVRPVLIVQNDIGNRFSPTVIVAAITAQIQKAKLPTHVEVYQEKHGLERDSVILLEQIRTIDKRRLTDKVTHLDDETMHKVDRALEISMGLIPL; from the coding sequence GTGATCGTAAAGCGTGGTGACGTATTTTATGCGAATCTGTCGCCCGTAGTCGGCTCAGAGCAAGGTGGCGTTCGACCCGTTCTCATCGTACAGAACGACATCGGCAATCGCTTTAGCCCGACCGTCATTGTCGCTGCGATTACAGCTCAGATTCAAAAAGCAAAACTGCCGACTCATGTGGAAGTATATCAAGAGAAGCACGGACTCGAACGAGACTCTGTGATTTTACTTGAACAGATTCGAACGATTGATAAGCGTCGTCTGACGGATAAAGTCACTCATCTCGATGATGAGACGATGCATAAAGTTGACCGAGCGCTAGAGATTAGTATGGGATTGATCCCGCTCTAG
- the sigB gene encoding RNA polymerase sigma factor SigB, with protein MPAKSQQRHHSDDEVLEWIERYQQDDQNEEVQMLLINRYSDLVEALARKFSRGRAIHDDLVQVGMIGLLAALRRFDPEFGRSFESFAVPTIIGEIKRFIRDKTWSVHVPRRIKELGPKIKKTVEELTTELQRSPRIDEIADHLGVSDEEILETLEMGKSYQALSVDSSIEADNEGSTVTLLDLVGSQERGYESVDQRLILEKAFNVLNERERAILECAYYKNMSQKETGELLGISQMHVSRLQRRALEKLREAIKVPLNEVFSSDD; from the coding sequence GTGCCAGCAAAATCTCAACAACGCCATCACAGTGATGATGAGGTACTAGAGTGGATTGAACGCTACCAACAAGATGACCAAAACGAAGAAGTGCAAATGCTACTCATCAATCGCTATTCAGACCTCGTCGAAGCGCTCGCTCGCAAATTCTCGCGAGGACGGGCGATTCACGACGATCTCGTACAGGTTGGGATGATTGGATTACTAGCGGCACTTCGTCGATTTGACCCAGAATTTGGTCGTAGCTTCGAATCGTTTGCCGTCCCAACCATCATCGGAGAAATCAAACGATTTATTCGCGATAAGACGTGGAGTGTCCACGTGCCTCGTCGAATCAAAGAGCTCGGCCCGAAGATTAAGAAGACAGTCGAAGAATTGACGACCGAATTACAACGTTCGCCAAGAATCGATGAGATAGCCGATCATCTCGGTGTATCGGATGAAGAAATTCTTGAGACGCTCGAGATGGGCAAGAGCTATCAGGCTTTGTCAGTCGATAGTTCGATTGAAGCGGATAACGAAGGCAGTACGGTCACACTACTCGATTTAGTCGGTAGCCAAGAACGTGGGTATGAATCAGTCGATCAACGTCTCATTTTAGAAAAAGCGTTCAACGTCTTAAATGAGCGGGAACGTGCTATCTTAGAATGTGCCTACTATAAGAACATGAGCCAAAAAGAGACTGGAGAACTTCTCGGCATCTCGCAGATGCACGTCTCCCGTTTGCAGCGGCGAGCACTCGAAAAGCTACGTGAAGCCATCAAAGTCCCACTCAATGAAGTATTCTCAAGCGATGACTAA
- a CDS encoding Tex family protein: MFATLWKRSKKEVIQVIAKVAKALNLKGNQVETVQQLASEGATIPFMARYRKEMTGNLDEVEIKGILDALQYEESLQKRKADVLAKLEELEKNTPELTKALEVATTLQQVEDIYLPYRPKRRTKAEQGREKGLQPLADWFRDKSLYSSEALKERAQDVEVEEALPLVRAIIGEEWGEEAKLRQMLRDRVRKEGLLRSKKKKQAEDEKEIFAQYYEYEEKIAGIVPHRVLALNRGERTDVLQVKVIFDETRFMDQTLRTYERLPKEKREIVEAAVIEAYKKSVFPAIEREIRGELTEKAEEQAIDVFSKNLKQLYMQPPLREVVVLGIDPAYRTGCKWAVVNEIGKVEEVGVFYPTAPKHDIAGAERVLTRLAKEYPISVIVVGNGTASRETEQFVADWLKKAERDIAYAIVNEAGASVYSASEVARSEFPDLKVEERSAVSIARRIQDAMAELVKVDPQSVGVGQYQHDVSQNKLKASLEFVVESVVNMVGIDVNRASESLLTYVSGLNKTTAKNIVSYREENGRFETRKDIKKVPRLGAKAFEQAAGFLRIMNGKDVLDQTEIHPESYPLALSILKEIGSSKSEVGTAELRERLQQVDARALSERLDAGLPTVEDILKSLAKPGRDPREDIQKPLLRTDVMSLEDLKVGMEFQGTVRNVIDFGAFVDIGVKQDGLVHISKLSNRYVKHPLDVVSVGDIVTVWIEQVDVNRGRISLTMLTPNS, translated from the coding sequence ATGTTTGCTACACTTTGGAAGAGATCAAAAAAGGAAGTGATTCAAGTGATTGCGAAAGTGGCTAAAGCGTTAAACTTGAAAGGGAACCAAGTTGAGACGGTACAACAGCTCGCGTCTGAAGGGGCGACCATTCCGTTCATGGCCCGTTACCGGAAAGAAATGACGGGAAATCTGGATGAAGTCGAAATCAAAGGGATTTTAGACGCCCTTCAATATGAAGAGAGTCTACAAAAACGTAAAGCGGATGTCCTTGCCAAATTAGAAGAGTTGGAAAAGAACACGCCTGAATTAACGAAAGCATTAGAGGTGGCGACGACACTTCAACAAGTTGAAGACATCTACTTACCGTATCGTCCGAAACGACGCACGAAAGCGGAACAAGGTCGCGAGAAAGGGTTGCAACCACTCGCAGACTGGTTCCGTGACAAGTCACTTTATTCATCAGAGGCGTTAAAAGAACGCGCTCAAGACGTCGAAGTAGAAGAAGCGTTGCCACTCGTTCGTGCCATCATCGGGGAGGAATGGGGCGAGGAAGCGAAACTGAGACAGATGCTCCGTGACCGCGTACGCAAAGAAGGGCTCTTGCGCTCGAAGAAGAAAAAACAAGCGGAGGACGAGAAAGAGATTTTTGCACAGTACTATGAATATGAAGAAAAAATCGCTGGCATCGTCCCACACCGTGTACTCGCCTTGAACCGTGGAGAACGTACCGACGTTCTTCAAGTAAAAGTGATATTTGACGAGACGCGCTTCATGGATCAGACCCTCCGTACATATGAACGACTGCCGAAAGAGAAGCGTGAAATTGTCGAAGCGGCTGTGATAGAGGCTTATAAAAAATCTGTCTTCCCGGCAATTGAACGGGAGATTCGTGGTGAGTTGACAGAGAAGGCAGAAGAACAAGCAATCGATGTCTTCTCGAAAAACTTAAAGCAGCTCTATATGCAGCCACCTCTTCGCGAAGTAGTCGTCTTAGGGATTGATCCGGCATATCGGACGGGTTGTAAGTGGGCAGTCGTTAACGAAATCGGAAAAGTCGAAGAAGTCGGTGTCTTTTATCCGACGGCACCGAAACATGATATCGCTGGAGCCGAGAGAGTGTTGACGAGACTCGCGAAGGAATATCCGATTTCGGTCATCGTCGTCGGGAATGGGACTGCGTCACGCGAGACAGAACAATTCGTCGCCGACTGGTTGAAGAAAGCAGAGCGTGACATCGCTTATGCGATTGTGAACGAAGCAGGGGCGAGTGTGTATTCGGCATCGGAAGTCGCACGAAGCGAATTTCCGGACTTAAAAGTCGAGGAACGGTCAGCCGTCTCGATCGCACGCCGAATCCAGGATGCGATGGCGGAACTTGTCAAAGTCGACCCGCAATCAGTCGGTGTCGGACAATATCAGCATGACGTGAGCCAGAATAAACTGAAGGCATCCTTAGAATTTGTCGTCGAAAGCGTGGTCAACATGGTCGGAATTGACGTCAACCGTGCCTCCGAGTCTTTATTGACATACGTATCGGGACTTAACAAGACGACAGCAAAAAATATTGTGTCATACCGTGAAGAGAATGGACGCTTTGAAACGAGAAAGGATATTAAGAAGGTGCCACGTCTCGGAGCAAAGGCGTTCGAACAAGCGGCTGGGTTCTTGCGAATCATGAACGGGAAGGATGTTCTTGACCAAACTGAGATTCATCCGGAAAGTTACCCGCTCGCGTTATCGATTCTAAAAGAAATCGGCTCCTCTAAATCAGAGGTTGGAACAGCCGAGCTTCGAGAACGTCTACAGCAAGTCGACGCACGTGCATTGAGTGAACGATTAGATGCGGGTCTCCCGACAGTAGAGGACATTTTAAAATCATTAGCCAAACCGGGTCGTGACCCGCGTGAAGATATTCAAAAGCCGTTACTACGAACAGATGTTATGAGCCTTGAAGATCTTAAAGTAGGGATGGAATTCCAAGGAACTGTCCGAAACGTCATTGATTTCGGTGCATTTGTCGATATCGGCGTGAAGCAGGATGGACTAGTCCACATTTCGAAATTGTCGAATCGTTACGTGAAGCATCCGCTTGATGTCGTTTCGGTCGGTGACATCGTAACTGTATGGATTGAACAAGTCGATGTGAATCGTGGACGAATTAGTTTGACGATGCTTACGCCGAACAGTTAA
- a CDS encoding uridine kinase family protein: MERLIDEIVQNVQTGQRTLIAISGHGAAGKSTLAERLRERLGDVNLLHTDPYIIDSQLRKQTILTYEQNGITHHYKMTACHPAAHHLLSLERDVRMTREGIGFYTIDVPYLERTWIDPEKPITIIEGMSVAFLDLSSFDQSIYLYTDGETEFKRRSQRDIQERGMELDYLRSSHAERRLQYELFMHPYRHRFQTIVNTSKDEIQIEKTAHEER; this comes from the coding sequence ATGGAACGACTCATCGATGAAATCGTGCAAAATGTGCAAACAGGACAACGAACGCTGATTGCCATCTCCGGTCATGGGGCAGCAGGGAAATCGACGTTGGCCGAACGATTAAGAGAAAGACTAGGGGATGTCAACCTGCTTCATACGGACCCGTACATCATAGATTCACAGTTACGGAAACAAACGATACTCACCTATGAACAGAATGGAATAACTCATCATTATAAGATGACGGCTTGTCATCCGGCTGCGCATCATCTGCTGTCACTCGAGCGTGACGTTCGTATGACTCGAGAGGGAATCGGCTTTTACACAATCGATGTCCCCTATTTAGAGCGGACATGGATTGACCCGGAGAAGCCAATCACGATTATTGAAGGGATGAGCGTCGCATTCCTGGATCTTTCATCTTTTGACCAATCAATATATCTTTATACGGACGGGGAGACGGAGTTCAAGCGACGCTCACAACGTGATATCCAGGAACGGGGAATGGAACTGGATTACTTGCGTTCATCCCATGCCGAGCGACGTCTTCAATATGAGTTGTTTATGCATCCGTATCGCCATCGCTTCCAAACCATCGTCAATACGAGTAAGGATGAAATTCAAATTGAAAAAACCGCTCACGAGGAGCGGTGA
- the rimI gene encoding ribosomal protein S18-alanine N-acetyltransferase: MADVKIRRMTWLDVEEVTKVEEASFSIPWTKEAFMNEMLRNEQAIYFVAVHDKRVVGFVGVWQIVDEGHITNIAVLPEFRGQGIGNQLLAELVTFAKSKGLVGLTLEVRVSNVGAQKLYEQFGFMQAGRRRRYYQDNNEDAYIYWAKLGSESE, encoded by the coding sequence ATGGCTGACGTGAAAATTCGTCGGATGACGTGGCTCGATGTCGAAGAAGTGACAAAAGTCGAAGAAGCGTCGTTCTCTATTCCATGGACAAAAGAAGCGTTCATGAATGAAATGCTCCGAAATGAACAAGCGATTTATTTTGTCGCGGTCCATGACAAACGGGTCGTCGGTTTTGTCGGGGTATGGCAAATCGTCGATGAAGGACATATCACGAACATTGCCGTCTTACCTGAATTTCGGGGGCAAGGGATTGGCAATCAACTGTTAGCGGAACTCGTCACATTCGCCAAGTCGAAAGGACTTGTCGGATTGACGTTAGAAGTCCGTGTGTCAAACGTCGGCGCACAAAAACTGTATGAACAGTTCGGTTTTATGCAAGCTGGACGGAGAAGGCGCTACTATCAGGATAATAATGAAGACGCCTATATTTATTGGGCGAAGTTAGGAAGTGAATCAGAATGA
- the tsaD gene encoding tRNA (adenosine(37)-N6)-threonylcarbamoyltransferase complex transferase subunit TsaD: MNTSLILSIESSCDETSVALVKDGKTLLSNVVSSQIESHKRFGGVVPEVASRHHVERITYVIDDALSEAGVKMEDVDAVAVTQGPGLVGALLVGISAAKALAFAHQKPLIGVHHIAGHIYANELVEEMQFPLVCLVVSGGHTELVYMPEHGVFEVIGETRDDAAGEAYDKVARTLSLPYPGGPAIDRLAALGEDTYNFPRVRLEPGSFDFSFSGLKSSVINAVHNAEQRGETVIPENLAASFQASVVEVLVEKAIRAVKEKGAKQLLVAGGVAANRGLRAALQDTTAAEGIQLVIPPLDLCGDNAGMIGVAAHHAYVRGKRDTLAMNAVPGLSLEESMTV; the protein is encoded by the coding sequence ATGAACACATCACTGATCCTCTCAATCGAGTCGAGCTGTGACGAGACGTCCGTTGCGCTCGTCAAAGACGGAAAGACGTTATTGTCAAACGTTGTCTCTTCTCAAATCGAGAGTCATAAACGATTTGGTGGCGTCGTCCCTGAAGTGGCGTCCCGTCATCATGTCGAGCGTATCACGTATGTCATTGACGACGCGTTAAGCGAAGCAGGCGTGAAGATGGAAGATGTGGACGCGGTCGCAGTCACACAAGGACCAGGTCTCGTCGGTGCCCTTCTCGTCGGCATCAGTGCAGCCAAAGCATTGGCGTTCGCCCATCAAAAACCGCTCATCGGCGTCCATCATATCGCGGGACATATTTACGCGAATGAACTCGTCGAAGAGATGCAATTCCCGCTCGTCTGTCTCGTCGTCTCAGGAGGCCACACGGAACTCGTCTATATGCCAGAACATGGTGTCTTCGAAGTCATCGGTGAGACACGTGATGACGCGGCGGGTGAGGCATACGATAAGGTCGCGCGCACGCTCAGTCTCCCCTATCCGGGTGGACCTGCGATTGACCGCTTGGCTGCGCTCGGGGAAGACACATATAACTTCCCACGCGTTCGTCTCGAACCAGGTAGCTTTGACTTCAGTTTCAGTGGCTTGAAGTCATCGGTCATCAACGCCGTACACAATGCGGAGCAACGTGGAGAGACGGTCATCCCAGAAAATTTGGCGGCGAGCTTCCAAGCGAGTGTCGTCGAAGTGCTCGTCGAGAAAGCGATTCGTGCCGTGAAGGAAAAAGGGGCGAAGCAATTGCTCGTCGCAGGTGGTGTCGCGGCGAACCGTGGCCTCCGCGCAGCACTTCAAGACACAACTGCTGCCGAAGGGATTCAACTCGTCATTCCACCACTTGACCTATGTGGGGACAACGCCGGCATGATTGGGGTTGCGGCACATCACGCGTATGTGCGCGGTAAGCGCGATACACTAGCGATGAATGCGGTTCCTGGGTTATCCTTAGAAGAGAGCATGACAGTCTAG
- a CDS encoding coiled-coil domain-containing protein, which translates to MGNLQQTQLDLQQRIAERDRLVRKQETLTKQLKEHETVRKALLNTFTKEQRDVYDLESFSLVNTWWKLRGTFDEQRTIEMEEAARAELKLREHEAMIDELTLEHRDLQEQLEAYEGIDAEWEAFLETKESHLAKDPAVRRDLHHLTNQQAETNELLIEYQEAIVAGKAARISIAKTLKHLDSAKGWSTYDTFFGGGLIATAMKHDALDASEQTMHELQSALERFSRELADVQGMVQELHVDRGSLIQFADYFLDDIFSEWTMHGRINDSLDQVNGLDDEISQLITRMTRQVERLEQKLEETEEKRRQLILTQ; encoded by the coding sequence ATGGGAAATCTTCAGCAGACCCAATTAGACTTACAACAGCGTATCGCCGAGCGTGATCGACTTGTTCGGAAGCAAGAGACACTTACAAAACAGTTGAAAGAGCATGAAACGGTGCGGAAAGCGTTACTTAATACATTCACGAAAGAACAACGCGATGTGTATGACCTTGAAAGCTTTTCACTCGTCAACACATGGTGGAAGTTAAGAGGGACGTTCGATGAACAACGGACAATCGAAATGGAGGAAGCTGCTCGCGCTGAACTGAAATTACGGGAACACGAGGCGATGATTGACGAATTGACGCTCGAACATCGAGATTTACAAGAACAGCTCGAGGCATATGAAGGAATCGACGCTGAGTGGGAAGCCTTCTTAGAAACAAAAGAATCGCATCTGGCGAAAGATCCAGCTGTTCGCCGAGACCTCCATCATCTCACGAATCAACAAGCCGAAACGAATGAACTTCTCATCGAGTATCAGGAAGCCATCGTTGCCGGTAAGGCAGCACGCATATCGATTGCAAAAACACTCAAACATTTGGATAGTGCGAAGGGGTGGTCAACGTATGACACGTTCTTCGGGGGTGGTTTGATTGCAACGGCAATGAAGCATGATGCGTTAGATGCTTCCGAGCAGACGATGCACGAATTACAATCTGCGTTGGAGCGCTTCTCCCGTGAATTAGCGGACGTGCAAGGGATGGTTCAGGAGTTGCATGTCGATCGAGGTTCATTGATTCAGTTCGCCGATTACTTCTTAGATGATATTTTTTCCGAGTGGACCATGCACGGACGAATCAATGATTCATTAGATCAAGTGAACGGACTGGATGATGAAATCAGTCAGCTGATTACTCGTATGACGAGACAAGTGGAACGGTTAGAACAGAAGCTTGAAGAGACTGAAGAAAAAAGAAGACAGCTCATCCTTACGCAATGA
- the rsbW gene encoding anti-sigma B factor RsbW, giving the protein MNNVEQTVMTFPAKPEYVGVVRLVVSGIANRMGYTYDEIEDIKIAVSEACGNAVQHAYEEHQDGEVKLSCGVYADRLEITIEDSGKTFADDVKRQATPVEETTEIESLREGGLGLFLIEALMDDVSINKDNGVKVTMTKLLNRDEVDQSASKISTTPSQ; this is encoded by the coding sequence ATGAACAATGTTGAACAGACGGTCATGACGTTCCCGGCCAAACCAGAATATGTCGGTGTGGTTCGATTAGTCGTTTCAGGAATCGCTAACCGTATGGGATATACGTACGACGAGATCGAGGATATTAAAATCGCGGTCTCGGAAGCATGTGGCAATGCCGTGCAACATGCTTATGAAGAACATCAGGATGGAGAAGTCAAACTCTCGTGTGGCGTGTATGCAGATCGTCTTGAAATCACGATTGAAGATTCAGGCAAGACGTTCGCGGATGATGTGAAGCGTCAAGCGACTCCGGTCGAAGAGACGACGGAAATTGAATCGCTCCGCGAGGGAGGACTTGGTCTCTTCCTTATCGAAGCGTTAATGGATGATGTCTCGATCAATAAAGACAACGGTGTCAAAGTGACGATGACAAAACTCCTTAACAGGGACGAGGTGGATCAGAGTGCCAGCAAAATCTCAACAACGCCATCACAGTGA